A genomic segment from Thermodesulfovibrionales bacterium encodes:
- a CDS encoding OmpA family protein codes for MNLGISGGWISPGNGSDSIIGKTSVGINLSNYISLDMSIINTFSRAGSVLLSLDCSLNFLPESRMTPFIVIGAGAGIIEKDDKTSTKGLLNAGGGFQYFFSDEMALRFDLRSYMLGGQTDLALAAGIVFYFDPAQKPEPSRLPEGIQSNELLQQERLITVKTKEQISKESRVERADRKTTEAKTLQEEPASEGGGEKIEVRDGGKEIEEKVLAKVLGKEESIPKAGAKEVLIEERDKGLNKKEVGSTEKIKQVPIHIAEEKFKKRENAFSEDSIKELSTGESKPETVTYSKLDKRRPSEDRKTEIYVPEDNLVVSSSRMPVRETEEVVNLEKGIEQRKADPERKDLKVSEDAEEKVEISVKRMPDLKKEVVGEGQKKNTPVAQEIFVDRKELKKAEIHEIKKNGTSYMLASKKKDLRKESKPEKKQKVYEKAKMYGEGMVSESRESVKEEDKAEDKDTLSDQKNEQKVILKNNSIEATVEFSIGETVLSLENKEILSEFISDLKERKYKRIIIEGHACAHGDRKTNLLISRKRAQSVKAFLLHHGIKKNISLRYYGEEKLKFKEIPTPQNINDPHVKANRRVSIIAYW; via the coding sequence GTGAACCTGGGAATTTCAGGTGGATGGATTTCGCCAGGAAATGGTTCTGACAGCATAATTGGAAAAACCTCTGTTGGAATAAATCTTTCCAATTACATATCCCTGGACATGAGTATTATTAATACCTTTTCTCGGGCGGGCTCAGTTCTGTTATCTCTTGATTGTTCCCTAAACTTTTTACCAGAATCAAGGATGACGCCCTTTATTGTGATCGGTGCAGGGGCAGGGATAATAGAAAAGGATGATAAGACCTCAACAAAGGGTCTTTTAAATGCAGGCGGAGGATTCCAGTATTTTTTTTCAGATGAGATGGCTCTGAGATTTGACCTTAGAAGCTATATGTTAGGAGGTCAGACAGACTTGGCTCTGGCTGCTGGAATTGTTTTTTACTTTGACCCTGCACAAAAACCAGAACCTTCTAGATTACCTGAAGGGATACAGTCAAATGAATTGCTCCAGCAGGAAAGATTAATAACTGTAAAGACTAAAGAGCAGATTTCTAAAGAATCCAGGGTAGAGAGGGCCGATAGAAAGACCACGGAGGCTAAAACCTTGCAGGAGGAGCCTGCTTCTGAAGGCGGAGGAGAAAAGATTGAGGTCAGAGATGGAGGTAAAGAGATTGAGGAAAAAGTATTAGCAAAAGTTTTAGGAAAAGAAGAAAGCATTCCCAAAGCTGGAGCGAAAGAAGTCCTGATAGAAGAAAGAGATAAAGGCCTTAATAAAAAGGAAGTGGGTTCAACAGAGAAGATAAAACAGGTTCCTATACATATAGCTGAAGAGAAGTTTAAGAAGAGAGAAAATGCCTTTTCAGAGGATTCTATAAAAGAGCTTTCTACAGGAGAAAGTAAGCCTGAGACAGTTACCTACAGTAAGCTTGATAAGAGAAGACCTTCTGAAGACAGAAAGACAGAGATTTATGTTCCTGAGGATAACCTGGTAGTCTCATCGTCTCGGATGCCTGTTAGGGAGACCGAGGAAGTAGTTAACCTTGAAAAAGGGATAGAACAGAGAAAAGCTGATCCTGAAAGGAAAGATTTAAAGGTTTCAGAGGATGCGGAGGAGAAGGTAGAGATTTCTGTAAAGAGAATGCCTGATTTAAAGAAAGAAGTTGTGGGTGAAGGACAAAAAAAGAATACCCCTGTTGCTCAAGAAATCTTTGTTGATAGAAAGGAGCTGAAAAAGGCTGAGATTCATGAGATAAAAAAGAATGGAACATCATATATGCTTGCGAGCAAAAAGAAAGATCTTCGGAAAGAAAGCAAACCAGAGAAAAAACAGAAGGTTTATGAAAAGGCCAAGATGTACGGAGAAGGAATGGTAAGTGAGTCAAGAGAATCGGTTAAGGAAGAGGATAAGGCTGAAGATAAAGACACTCTTTCAGATCAAAAGAATGAGCAGAAAGTGATATTAAAAAATAACTCCATTGAGGCTACCGTTGAATTCAGTATAGGTGAGACAGTTCTGTCTTTGGAAAATAAGGAGATACTTTCAGAATTTATTTCGGATCTTAAGGAAAGGAAATATAAAAGGATTATAATTGAAGGTCATGCCTGTGCCCATGGTGACAGAAAGACAAATCTTCTTATAAGCAGGAAAAGAGCACAGTCAGTGAAGGCCTTTCTTCTGCATCATGGAATAAAGAAGAATATCTCCCTGAGGTACTATGGAGAGGAGAAATTAAAATTTAAGGAAATTCCTACTCCCCAGAACATAAATGATCCTCATGTTAAGGCAAACAGGCGTGTAAGTATAATCGCTTACTGGTAA
- a CDS encoding DUF2301 domain-containing membrane protein, which produces MAEKLGLETLEFRDKISVLFYRWGIIISGLLMLGASMSMLIYEQQRWTSPLSGLFILGLYLFTGISVFNIHLYMGSLKRFLKGMYIFAAGLFLILFYVGGGHPFLPLMTMPVTSLLLLPLFCCLAFIGAKEGYCFNLIEGYILAFLLPSYVLLWSIAGEEIKIYGLMGCSVLMLFLGLRKAVMPLSFDVGDKTKYIP; this is translated from the coding sequence GTGGCTGAAAAGCTCGGACTCGAGACCCTTGAATTCAGGGATAAGATCTCTGTTCTTTTTTACAGATGGGGCATAATAATTTCAGGTCTTCTGATGCTTGGTGCCTCTATGTCAATGTTGATTTACGAGCAACAGAGGTGGACTTCGCCTTTATCAGGGCTTTTTATACTTGGTCTTTATTTATTTACGGGAATAAGTGTTTTTAATATCCATCTTTATATGGGAAGTCTGAAGAGATTTTTAAAGGGTATGTATATCTTTGCAGCTGGATTGTTTCTGATCCTTTTTTATGTTGGTGGAGGCCACCCTTTTTTACCTCTCATGACAATGCCTGTTACGAGCCTTTTGCTCCTTCCACTCTTTTGTTGCCTTGCTTTTATTGGAGCAAAGGAGGGATATTGTTTTAATCTTATTGAGGGCTATATACTTGCTTTTCTTCTTCCTTCCTATGTGCTACTCTGGAGTATAGCGGGTGAAGAGATAAAGATCTATGGTCTAATGGGATGTTCTGTCTTAATGCTCTTTCTTGGCTTGAGAAAGGCCGTAATGCCGCTAAGCTTTGACGTAGGTGATAAGACAAAGTATATTCCTTAA
- a CDS encoding selenium metabolism-associated LysR family transcriptional regulator — protein MDIHQLKVFLSVFKNRSFSKASDELHLTQPTVSDHIKSLEEELNCRLFDRLGRTIIPTAEARILHNYAIEIMEKMEEAKSSLKKIKKQPEGELVIGASTIPGTYILPGIIKTFRELHTRIEFKLFISDSKGILDKVLSHELFLGIVGAKLTDSKINHIPFGEDELILVASPDLVKKSLIRTEDLKSLPFVLREEGSGTRKVMEKMLHSEGMTIDDLKIAGIFGSTEAVKEAVKAGLGVAILSRVSVKDEISSGNLKEIKIQGLEFKRRFYIIFHKRRSLPYQYKVFLDYLNRVHTLEEGK, from the coding sequence ATGGATATCCATCAACTAAAGGTTTTTTTATCGGTTTTTAAAAACAGAAGCTTTTCAAAGGCATCAGATGAACTTCACCTTACACAACCCACTGTAAGTGATCACATTAAAAGTCTCGAAGAAGAGCTAAATTGCAGGCTTTTTGACCGCCTTGGACGGACTATAATACCAACAGCCGAAGCAAGGATCCTCCATAACTATGCAATAGAGATAATGGAAAAGATGGAGGAGGCAAAATCAAGTCTGAAGAAAATTAAAAAACAGCCAGAAGGAGAACTAGTCATTGGAGCAAGCACAATACCCGGCACTTATATTCTTCCAGGTATCATAAAAACATTTAGAGAGCTTCATACACGCATAGAATTTAAATTGTTCATTTCTGATTCAAAAGGCATACTTGATAAGGTCCTTTCTCACGAACTATTTTTGGGGATAGTAGGTGCAAAACTAACAGATTCAAAAATCAACCATATCCCTTTTGGCGAAGACGAGCTGATACTGGTGGCTTCTCCTGACCTTGTCAAAAAATCACTTATAAGGACAGAAGACCTGAAGAGTCTTCCTTTTGTTCTCAGAGAAGAGGGCTCGGGCACAAGAAAGGTTATGGAAAAAATGCTTCATTCAGAAGGGATGACAATAGATGATCTAAAGATAGCAGGGATATTCGGCTCCACAGAGGCTGTTAAAGAGGCGGTCAAGGCAGGTCTAGGAGTTGCTATACTTTCCAGAGTATCTGTGAAGGATGAAATAAGTTCAGGCAACTTAAAAGAGATAAAGATTCAGGGCCTTGAGTTCAAAAGGCGCTTTTACATAATCTTTCATAAGAGAAGAAGTCTACCCTATCAGTATAAAGTGTTTCTTGATTATCTAAATAGAGTACATACTCTGGAGGAAGGTAAATGA
- a CDS encoding ChaN family lipoprotein: MNTELQANNISTWFFNFINPFLFLLLFTILSVRPLTAEVSMERVMEFPEKKIKLIVKNTRIIYKDGHFEVSFEILQKREDPNLSLEIYNIPLKFRTANGEVLQVISLREDQETYKVTLNDEPLSMVIDEDQKLPRKLSEEEFLPAISQIFKEKAFLVPPENDKELYEPIIGYLKEKNPHLEIKPEKEKFDPKESYIFIGTDNPELRRLFGPLKIIEADFSISVKRNPWHPHKIVAIVALRKGEDTVKTINSIQEFSQYSTIAISKGKVILKELEEPKRGIEIELRKPPRIIEPGRILALEDVIQRVSGRKIIYIGEYHDRTSHHYLQRKFIEELFKKNKRIAIGMEMFQRPFQDVLDDYINKKIEEKEFLRKSEYFKRWGFDYNLYKPILDFARENSIPIVALNIKREIIDKVSQSGIESLTEEEKRELPEELDFSDQEYRKRLFEVFRQHKRQDGNFNYFYQSQILWDETMAMSIDQFLRNAPDYQLIVLAGGGHLAHGSGIPKRVFRRNTLPYAVILLDTEPEKDIADFIIYPDELEGIKAPRLMVSLKEEPAGLRVTDLQEDSPSKKAGIKKDDIIVKIDDVPVSSIEDLKIHLFYKKTGDTVKLTVRRKYFLIGEKERDFLIKL, translated from the coding sequence ATGAATACAGAACTGCAAGCAAATAATATATCGACCTGGTTTTTTAATTTTATAAATCCTTTTCTCTTTTTACTGCTTTTTACTATTTTATCCGTACGACCTTTAACAGCTGAAGTTTCCATGGAAAGGGTAATGGAATTTCCAGAAAAAAAGATAAAGCTAATAGTGAAGAATACCAGGATAATATATAAAGATGGTCATTTTGAGGTTTCCTTCGAAATCTTACAAAAAAGAGAGGATCCCAATTTATCACTGGAGATCTACAATATACCTTTAAAATTCCGTACCGCTAACGGTGAGGTTCTGCAGGTTATCAGTCTTCGGGAAGATCAGGAAACTTATAAGGTGACACTTAATGATGAACCCCTCAGCATGGTAATAGATGAGGACCAGAAGCTACCGAGAAAACTGAGTGAAGAAGAATTCCTGCCAGCCATTTCTCAAATCTTTAAAGAAAAGGCCTTTCTCGTTCCACCAGAAAATGACAAAGAGCTTTATGAGCCAATAATTGGTTATCTAAAAGAAAAGAACCCTCACCTCGAAATCAAACCTGAGAAAGAGAAATTTGATCCAAAGGAGTCCTATATCTTTATCGGCACTGATAACCCTGAACTCCGGCGGCTCTTTGGTCCCCTGAAAATAATAGAGGCAGATTTTTCAATCAGTGTAAAAAGAAATCCCTGGCATCCCCACAAAATAGTAGCCATAGTCGCACTGAGAAAAGGTGAGGATACTGTAAAAACAATCAATTCTATACAGGAATTCTCTCAATATTCAACAATAGCAATATCAAAGGGCAAAGTGATACTGAAAGAACTTGAAGAGCCAAAAAGGGGCATAGAAATAGAGTTAAGAAAACCACCACGGATAATTGAACCAGGAAGGATACTGGCTCTTGAAGACGTCATCCAAAGAGTCTCTGGTAGAAAGATAATATATATCGGAGAATACCATGACAGAACAAGTCATCACTACCTCCAGAGAAAGTTCATCGAAGAGCTTTTCAAAAAAAATAAGAGGATCGCAATTGGTATGGAGATGTTTCAGCGACCTTTCCAGGACGTGCTGGATGATTATATAAATAAAAAAATTGAAGAAAAAGAATTTCTCAGGAAGAGCGAGTATTTTAAAAGGTGGGGCTTTGACTACAATCTATATAAACCTATCCTTGATTTTGCAAGGGAAAATTCCATTCCCATTGTTGCCCTCAACATAAAAAGGGAGATTATAGATAAGGTCTCTCAGTCCGGTATTGAATCCCTGACAGAAGAAGAAAAAAGGGAGCTGCCAGAAGAGCTTGATTTTTCCGATCAGGAATACAGAAAGAGACTCTTTGAGGTCTTCAGACAGCACAAAAGGCAGGATGGAAATTTTAATTACTTTTATCAATCCCAGATACTGTGGGATGAAACGATGGCAATGTCAATCGACCAGTTTCTAAGAAATGCTCCTGACTACCAGCTAATAGTACTTGCAGGCGGAGGACATTTAGCTCATGGTTCAGGGATTCCAAAGAGGGTTTTCAGAAGAAACACCCTTCCCTATGCAGTAATTCTACTTGATACAGAACCCGAAAAAGACATAGCGGATTTTATCATCTATCCTGATGAACTTGAGGGCATCAAAGCACCGAGATTAATGGTATCCCTTAAAGAAGAGCCTGCTGGCCTAAGGGTCACTGATCTTCAAGAAGATAGCCCCTCTAAAAAGGCAGGGATTAAAAAGGATGATATCATTGTTAAAATAGACGATGTCCCTGTATCCTCCATTGAGGACCTCAAGATTCATCTTTTCTATAAGAAAACAGGGGACACAGTGAAACTGACTGTTCGAAGAAAATATTTTCTTATCGGCGAAAAAGAAAGGGACTTTCTTATAAAGTTATAA
- the mnmE gene encoding tRNA uridine-5-carboxymethylaminomethyl(34) synthesis GTPase MnmE: protein MSALSKNIQDDTIVAISTPPGEGGIGIVRISGAEALNIADRIFHSPRGIKPSLSPSHRIYYGFIVDPATNQRIDEVLISVMKAPNTYTREDVVEINCHGGYVVLRKVFELVLNFGARPALPGEFTMRAFLNGRIDLTQAEAVLDLIKAKTEEAERIALEQVTGALRDEIDDISSGLQDILAELEAYIDFPEEDLNLSPVNWPERIKIFKERLRRLSSSFHQGRIMREGIATVIAGRPNVGKSSLLNALLGEDRAIVTDMPGTTRDIIEEIINIMGIPLRLIDTAGIREARDIVEAEGIRRTETAIERADLVLFVLDGSCELTPYDFAILHKLHGKKKKTIVILNKADKGIVVNREIFENLPVAVVSALKKEGIEELREMIFDHIVYGEGSGRFEPSTGLILTRARHKLLIDEAIAAIEVALSEMETSGLLEIITFNLRKAIMALNEITGLEFTEETLLDRIFSEFCIGK from the coding sequence ATGTCTGCGTTAAGTAAAAATATACAGGATGACACAATAGTTGCAATTTCCACTCCACCTGGAGAGGGTGGTATTGGTATTGTACGAATAAGTGGTGCAGAAGCCCTGAACATAGCTGACAGGATCTTTCATTCTCCCAGGGGGATTAAACCATCCCTTTCTCCAAGCCACAGGATTTATTATGGTTTTATTGTTGATCCAGCCACTAACCAAAGAATTGATGAGGTCCTTATTTCTGTGATGAAGGCGCCCAATACCTATACCAGAGAGGATGTGGTGGAAATAAACTGTCATGGTGGATATGTTGTCTTAAGGAAGGTTTTTGAGCTTGTGTTAAATTTCGGTGCAAGACCTGCGCTTCCAGGCGAATTCACGATGAGGGCCTTTCTCAACGGAAGGATAGACCTTACTCAGGCAGAGGCTGTTCTTGACCTCATTAAGGCAAAGACAGAAGAGGCTGAAAGGATTGCCCTTGAACAGGTTACAGGTGCATTACGAGATGAGATCGATGATATATCCTCAGGACTCCAGGATATACTTGCTGAATTGGAGGCTTATATTGATTTTCCTGAGGAGGATCTGAACCTCAGCCCTGTAAACTGGCCCGAGAGAATAAAGATTTTCAAGGAGAGATTAAGGAGGCTCTCGTCTTCTTTTCACCAGGGAAGGATTATGAGAGAGGGTATAGCTACTGTGATTGCTGGAAGGCCAAATGTCGGAAAGTCTTCTCTTCTTAATGCTCTTCTCGGTGAAGATAGGGCAATAGTGACGGATATGCCCGGCACAACACGGGATATTATTGAAGAGATAATTAACATCATGGGCATACCCCTCAGATTAATAGATACAGCCGGAATCCGTGAGGCAAGGGATATTGTTGAGGCAGAAGGCATCAGGAGGACTGAGACTGCTATTGAGAGGGCAGATCTTGTATTGTTTGTTCTTGATGGTTCATGTGAGCTGACACCCTATGATTTTGCCATTCTTCATAAGCTCCATGGTAAAAAAAAGAAAACTATTGTTATACTCAACAAGGCGGATAAGGGCATTGTTGTTAACAGGGAGATTTTCGAGAATCTGCCGGTTGCTGTAGTTTCTGCTCTTAAAAAAGAGGGAATCGAGGAGCTACGTGAGATGATTTTTGATCATATTGTATATGGCGAGGGTTCAGGCAGGTTTGAGCCTTCAACAGGTCTTATACTAACAAGGGCAAGACATAAATTACTTATTGATGAAGCGATTGCTGCGATTGAGGTTGCCCTCTCAGAGATGGAAACAAGTGGATTGCTTGAGATTATAACATTCAATCTAAGAAAGGCTATTATGGCGCTCAATGAGATTACGGGACTTGAATTTACAGAAGAAACCCTTCTTGACAGGATATTTAGTGAGTTTTGTATCGGAAAATAA